The genome window TCGGCGCACGGCGCGAGCTCGGCGGTCCGCGTACGGCGCCCGGCCTCGTCGTAGCAGAGCCGCTCCGCCCGGACGACCGCGTGCAGGAGGCCGCGCTTCACGAGGTGCGCCGCGATTCTCGACCGGACGATCTCCACGGCCGCGGCGGTCGTGCGCAGGCGGCCCTTCCCGGCCGCGACCTCCACGAGCTCGGCCTCGCGGAACCGCCGGAACTCCTCGAACCGCAGGCGGCTCGGCAGCCCGGCGACGATGTCGATCCGGAGCGCGAAGGCGTGCTCGCTCAGGCGCTTCTCCTCGTAGTCGCCGACCGAGGCGTCGTAGTAGCCGAAGCCGGCGAGCGCATCGACGATGGCGTTGCGCGACTCCTCGACGCGCGCGCGATCGCGGACGGTGCCAGGCCGCAGCTCCGCCTTCTTGAGCACGGTGTCGAGCGGGACTTCCTCGGGCAGGCCGCGGATCGTGATCCGGACGTACCTATCCTTGGGGCCCTCGTCGATATCGATCGACAGCGCGACCTGTCCCGCCACCGAGGTGGTCTCCACGGTCAGCGTGGCCCGCGCCTTGCGGTAGCCGCGATCCGCGTACACCCCGAGGAGCGTGTCCCGCCGGACGGTGAGCGCGTCCGCCGTCGGCTCGATCGTGCCGTCCGGCGTGTAGCCGATCGCCCGCGCGACGTCGTCGTCGCTCATCGCGTCGTTTCCGATCACCTCGAGCGCGTGGACGCGGAGCAGCGCCTCGACGCGGACGACGATCGCCGCGCCGTCCCCCCGCCGCTCGGCGAGAATCTCGACGGCGCGGTACGACCCGGTGGCCCAGAGCCGCCGCACCGCGGTCCGCACGAGCGCCCGGTCGAACGTCGCGCCGAGCGGGATCTCGGCGTCCGCGACGGGATCGAACCCCGAGGGCGCGTCCACCGCGCGCACGTCGACGACCGGAAGTCCGATCAGCTGCTCCTCGACGGGTCCCGCGGCCGGGGCGTACGGGCCCTCCTCCCCCTCGGGCGCGGGCACGGCGCCGAGCAGCTCGACGAGCCCGGCGGCGCCGCCGCGATCCGGCGCCGGCGGCGTCTGCGCCGTGGCGATCGCCGGGGCGAGGAGCGCGAGCGCGATGGTGAGAAGTCGCGACATCGATCAGAACTCCAGCCTGAACCTGAGATCCACGCCCAGGTTGCCGGCCTGGCTCTCGTTGTCGTAGTCGGCAAAGAGCGAGAAGTTGTCGTCGATCTTGTATTCCAGATTGGCCTCGATTTCACGCTCCTTGCCCACGCTCGACGATACCGCGATCCAGACGTCCTCCGTGACCTGCTTGCCCACCGAGATCCGCGTCGTGTCCTTGCCGGCCTTCTCGGAGTACTCGTTGTAGATGCGCACATCGACCGGGATCACGTCGCCGCCGACGTTGCTCACGAGATCGCCGATCGGCGCGATGTCGCTGCCGCCGTACTGCTGCCGCTCGGCCTTCGTCATGCCGGTCAGGAGCAGGAACACGAGATCCTCGTTCGAGAGGTACGGCTGTGACGTGAGCGTGATCTTGTAGTCCTCGACCGTGCCCTCGGCCGTGATCGAGACGCGCCAGTCCCGCACCTGGCCGTCGGCGGTCACGCGGAAGGTCGGGTTGCCCGGCCTGAGCCTGTCCTTCCACACGACCGACGCGTACCGCAGGTCGAACACCTGCCCCTGGAACCGCACCTGTCCCTTGGTGCCGAGCACGCGCCCGAGGAACCCGAACATCTGGTTCGAGCCGACGAGCCGGAGCGGCTCCTCCTCGTCGTCGATGCGCAGCGACGCGTCGACCATGTTGTTGCGCACGACGAGGTTCCGCTTGCCGTGGAGCCGCACGTCGTACTCGAAAACGTCGTTCTTCTCCTCGAGGATCTTCGGTATCCCCGAGCCCGCGCGCGCGCCGGTCAGGCTGTCCACCGAGAGATCGGAGATCTGGATCATGCGCAGATCCTCGGTGTAGCGGAAGTCCGAAACCTCCACGTCGCCGGTCACGTACGGCAGGCCCCTCTTGCCCCGCCGCAGGAGCAGGCCGTCCTTGATCGTCGACGCGCTGAGCTCGAGGTCCTCCATGAGCTGGAGCGAGAGGCGTTCGGCCGTCGCGCGGAAGCGGTAGTCGCGGATCCCGAACCCCTCGAGATCCAGCTGCCCCTCGACGCCGACCCGGCCGCCCGCGAAGCGGCCACCGAAGCCCGTGAACCGGATCGTCTTCGCGTTGAGCGCGATGGCGCCGGTGACGTCCTCGATGGGCGTCGGCAGCCCGCGGATCGTCGCCGAGCCGCCCTCGACCTGCGCCTTGCCGTACAGGCGGGGATCGCCCCACGGACCGCTCGCGGTCCCCTCGAACCGGAGCACGCCGCCGCTGCTCGTCACAGGATCGATGAACGCCGCGAGCGCACCGAGATCGGCGAGGCCGCGGATCTTGAGCTGCATCCTCTCGTACGACGCGCGGCCGGACAGGTCGAACACGAGCTGGTCGCCCCGAAAGCGCGAGCGCCGCAGCCGGAACTGGTCGCGATCCGCGGTGATCACGACGTCCTTCTCGTTGATGAACCGGAAGTCGTTGACGCGGACGCGCACCTCGTTCAGCGACACGCGGCCCGTGAGGCCCGGGACGACGCCGGCCCGCCCCTCCCCGAGCCGCCCCCGCAGGGCGAGCTCGCCCGTGAGGTTGACGCTCATCTTCTGGCCGCCCGTGTCGAGCTCGAGCAGGCGCACCACATCGACGTCGTACGCGAACCCCTCGACCTCGAAGCGGAGCGTCTTGAGATCGAGCGTGCCGTGCTCGAGCGTGAACAGATCGCCGCCGAGGTAGCCGCGGGCGGTGAGCCGCATCCCGTCGACGCCGAGCTCGAGGTGGCTCGTCCCGTAGCGCACGCCCCCGCGCACCGTGTCGTCGACGCGCAGATCGGCGGTGCCCTTCGGCCGGTCGAGCGTGCCGCCGAGCACGATGAACGCCTGGGCGACCCCCTCGACGCCGAGCGCGTGCACCGACTCGTAGTCGATGCTCGAGATCGGGAGCTCGCGGGCCATCCCCATCACGTCGATCGCCCCGTCCGCGGCCACGGCGCCGGTGAGCGAGATCGTGCCGGTCCCCTTCTTGGCGTCGAACCTGTTCACCGTGAGCTGCCCGTCGTCGTAGACGAGCTCGGCGCCTCCGCCGCCGAAGCGCTCGCCGAACAGCTCGAGATCCTCGTGATCGACGCTTGCCTCGAGGCGCAGCCTCTCGGGCCGCTGCGCGTACTCCACGGCCACGCGGCCGAAGATCAGGCCGCGGGGGGCCCCGTAGCGCGCGAGCGGGAGGCCGAAGGAGCGGCCGAGCTCCTCGATCGCGGCCTTCTCCACCTCGATCTTGGCCTGGACCTCGAGGCCGCGGCGCCCGCCGAACGCGACCGAGATCTCGCGGGAGGAGAGCGTCGTGCGCGGGCCGCGCGCGACGAGCCCGTCGAAAGACAGCGTCGGGTACGCGAACCGCACACCCGCCTCGGCGCGTTGGAACGCGACGCCGGCGAACACGACGTCGTCGAACGCCGCGGAGCCGACGATGCGCGGATCGCCGTAGTGGGCGTCCGTGATGGCGGCCGACACGCTGCCGCGCCCGGCGACCTCGAGCCCCGCGATGTGCCCGAGATCGCCGAGATCGAACCTGTCGGAGCGGGCGACGAGCCGCCACCCGCGCTGCAGGCTGAAGTTGAACCCGAGGTCGATGAGCACGCGCGAGCTCCCGAACCGCGCCTCGAGGCCGTCCGCGGTGATCGCCCGCTCGCCGACGTGGAGCGGCCCGACGACGGTCGCCTCGTCGAGGTGCAGGAGCGCCTTCCTCTTCGGGCTCCGGAACCCCTCGGACCAGACCGTGTGATCCTTCACCTCGATCCGGTTCTGGAGATCGAGCGACAGGGGCTTCAGGTGGCCGCGGATCCGGCTCGTGCCGGACATGCGCTGCGTGACCTGCGCGCCCGTCAGCGTCATCGCGGCGAGGAGGTGCCCGAGCTCCACGTCCTCGAAGTCGGCCGTCGCGTCGATGGTCATCCGGTCGTCGAACGCGAGGTTCCCCTCGAGGCGGATCACGCCCTCGGCGGCGCGGATCTCGACCTCGGAGAACGAGACCCCCTGCGGCGAGTACGACACGGCGCCGGTCACGTCCCCGATGACGAACTCGTCGACCTTTCCGGACTTGAGCTCCGCGCGGCCGCGGACGTTCAGCTCGGGCTCTCCCATCGCACCCATGCGCACGGACACCTGGCCGGCGAACCCGACGAGCCCTTGCAGCGCCGGGAGCGGCAGCGGCAGCCGGCCGAGCTCCTCCAGCCGCACCGAGACGTCGAGATCGGAGACGCGCGGGCCGTTCGGCCAAACGGGCACGGGGATGTACGCGTCGCGGGCCTCGAGCTGCGCGCCGCCGATCTTCACGGCGACGTGGCGGACGTCGACGCCGGACTCCGAGAGCGCGACCCGGAACTCGAGCCGCTCGAGCCGCTCGTCCACGGTCGCGTCGCCCTTGCTCCAGCGCGCGCTCGCGCCGGCGACGAGGCCGCGGACCTCGATCGCGTCCGCATCCTCGGCGCCCGTCACGTCGAGGCTGAGCCCCTCCACCACCGCGTGCAGGACGCCGAGCTGCGCGGGATCCTCGACGGTCGCCTCGACGCGCCCGTCGGAGAGCGCGAACACCTCGAACCGCGGGATGGCCGACAGGTCGAGGCGCAAGGGCTCGTCGCCCGGCTTCTTTGCCGCCTCCGACCGCAGCTTTCCGATGGTCGCGGCGTCGAGCTGCACGCGGCAGCGGGGCGCGCCGAGGTAGACCTCCTCGACGACGAAC of Pseudomonadota bacterium contains these proteins:
- a CDS encoding translocation/assembly module TamB, producing the protein MLKRIGKIVFVALAIIGLLATAVLLYATSEPGSRRISAVVREAVQEQTGFVIAFSKIDVGVLPPRLTLRGITAQDAEGRVSCTIEEAELAPDVLALVGGSFVVEEVYLGAPRCRVQLDAATIGKLRSEAAKKPGDEPLRLDLSAIPRFEVFALSDGRVEATVEDPAQLGVLHAVVEGLSLDVTGAEDADAIEVRGLVAGASARWSKGDATVDERLERLEFRVALSESGVDVRHVAVKIGGAQLEARDAYIPVPVWPNGPRVSDLDVSVRLEELGRLPLPLPALQGLVGFAGQVSVRMGAMGEPELNVRGRAELKSGKVDEFVIGDVTGAVSYSPQGVSFSEVEIRAAEGVIRLEGNLAFDDRMTIDATADFEDVELGHLLAAMTLTGAQVTQRMSGTSRIRGHLKPLSLDLQNRIEVKDHTVWSEGFRSPKRKALLHLDEATVVGPLHVGERAITADGLEARFGSSRVLIDLGFNFSLQRGWRLVARSDRFDLGDLGHIAGLEVAGRGSVSAAITDAHYGDPRIVGSAAFDDVVFAGVAFQRAEAGVRFAYPTLSFDGLVARGPRTTLSSREISVAFGGRRGLEVQAKIEVEKAAIEELGRSFGLPLARYGAPRGLIFGRVAVEYAQRPERLRLEASVDHEDLELFGERFGGGGAELVYDDGQLTVNRFDAKKGTGTISLTGAVAADGAIDVMGMARELPISSIDYESVHALGVEGVAQAFIVLGGTLDRPKGTADLRVDDTVRGGVRYGTSHLELGVDGMRLTARGYLGGDLFTLEHGTLDLKTLRFEVEGFAYDVDVVRLLELDTGGQKMSVNLTGELALRGRLGEGRAGVVPGLTGRVSLNEVRVRVNDFRFINEKDVVITADRDQFRLRRSRFRGDQLVFDLSGRASYERMQLKIRGLADLGALAAFIDPVTSSGGVLRFEGTASGPWGDPRLYGKAQVEGGSATIRGLPTPIEDVTGAIALNAKTIRFTGFGGRFAGGRVGVEGQLDLEGFGIRDYRFRATAERLSLQLMEDLELSASTIKDGLLLRRGKRGLPYVTGDVEVSDFRYTEDLRMIQISDLSVDSLTGARAGSGIPKILEEKNDVFEYDVRLHGKRNLVVRNNMVDASLRIDDEEEPLRLVGSNQMFGFLGRVLGTKGQVRFQGQVFDLRYASVVWKDRLRPGNPTFRVTADGQVRDWRVSITAEGTVEDYKITLTSQPYLSNEDLVFLLLTGMTKAERQQYGGSDIAPIGDLVSNVGGDVIPVDVRIYNEYSEKAGKDTTRISVGKQVTEDVWIAVSSSVGKEREIEANLEYKIDDNFSLFADYDNESQAGNLGVDLRFRLEF